A stretch of the Bradyrhizobium arachidis genome encodes the following:
- a CDS encoding metallophosphoesterase — protein sequence MRCLVVADLHYSLPQFDWLLSAAAQFDLVIFAGDALDVGSMVDFRAQIVVVKKYLALLASQTRVILCSGNHDLDERSAEGEKISRWIADVRELGIACDGDSLAIADTLFTVCPWWDGPQVKQRLVAQLRDAALSRPQRWIWAHHAPPANSPTSWGGKRFFGDVDLVQWIGEHKPSMVISGHVHQSPFISDGSWFDQLGKTWVFNTGLQHGRPPTHIVLDLDEGKAFWLAAGEAQWIDLNAPLQRPAHPVVEPPDWLTSLDRIADPSLAAPRAAAG from the coding sequence ATGCGTTGCCTGGTCGTTGCCGACCTGCATTATTCGCTGCCGCAGTTCGACTGGCTGCTGAGCGCGGCGGCGCAATTCGATCTCGTGATCTTTGCCGGCGATGCGCTGGACGTCGGATCGATGGTGGATTTTCGCGCGCAGATCGTGGTGGTGAAGAAATACCTTGCGCTGCTGGCGAGCCAGACGCGCGTCATCCTGTGCTCGGGCAATCACGATCTCGACGAGCGTAGCGCCGAGGGCGAGAAGATCTCGCGCTGGATCGCTGATGTGCGCGAGCTCGGAATCGCCTGCGACGGCGACAGTCTTGCGATCGCCGACACGCTGTTCACGGTGTGCCCGTGGTGGGACGGGCCACAGGTCAAGCAGCGCCTCGTCGCGCAGTTGCGCGATGCCGCCTTGAGCCGGCCGCAGCGATGGATCTGGGCGCACCACGCGCCGCCCGCGAATTCGCCGACGAGCTGGGGCGGCAAGCGCTTCTTCGGCGACGTCGATCTCGTGCAGTGGATCGGGGAGCACAAGCCGTCGATGGTGATCTCGGGCCACGTGCACCAGTCGCCCTTCATTTCCGACGGCTCCTGGTTCGATCAGCTCGGCAAGACCTGGGTGTTCAACACCGGCCTTCAGCACGGCCGGCCGCCGACCCACATCGTGCTCGACCTCGACGAAGGCAAGGCGTTCTGGCTTGCGGCGGGCGAAGCGCAATGGATCGATCTCAACGCGCCCTTGCAGCGGCCGGCGCACCCCGTCGTGGAGCCGCCGGACTGGCTCACATCCTTGGATCGGATTGCCGATCCGAGCCTGGCTGCACCTCGAGCTGCGGCAGGTTGA
- a CDS encoding DNA-3-methyladenine glycosylase I, whose amino-acid sequence MTSFKTIRARAEKRKGGAKELEKLLPAKPDLKRLAKLPDDRILAEMTKRVFCAGFAWSVIENKWPGFEEAFLHFQPAKLSFQPEDYWEGLMRDARIVRNGAKIMSVRENAAFVQAIAKEHGSFAKFLATWPSSDEIGLLDLLNKRGSRLGGNTGQMLLRFVGWDGFVTSKDVVVCLRDAGLDIAEEVKSKGDLAKVQAQFNAWAKESGLPYAHISRICALSVGENRSE is encoded by the coding sequence ATGACTTCCTTCAAAACCATTCGCGCCAGGGCCGAGAAGCGCAAGGGCGGCGCCAAGGAGCTGGAGAAGCTCCTGCCGGCCAAGCCGGACCTCAAGCGCCTCGCCAAACTGCCCGACGACCGCATCCTCGCGGAGATGACCAAACGGGTGTTCTGCGCGGGCTTCGCCTGGAGCGTGATCGAGAACAAATGGCCCGGCTTCGAGGAAGCATTCTTGCATTTCCAGCCCGCCAAGCTGAGTTTTCAGCCGGAGGACTATTGGGAGGGCCTGATGCGCGACGCGCGCATCGTACGCAACGGCGCAAAGATCATGTCGGTGCGCGAGAATGCCGCCTTCGTGCAGGCGATCGCCAAAGAGCACGGCAGCTTCGCAAAATTTCTGGCGACGTGGCCGTCCTCCGACGAGATCGGCCTGCTCGATCTCCTCAACAAGCGCGGCAGCCGGCTCGGGGGCAACACCGGCCAGATGCTGCTGCGCTTCGTCGGCTGGGATGGTTTTGTCACCTCCAAGGACGTCGTCGTCTGCCTGCGCGACGCCGGCCTCGATATCGCCGAAGAGGTGAAATCGAAGGGCGATCTCGCAAAAGTGCAGGCGCAGTTCAACGCCTGGGCCAAGGAGAGCGGTCTGCCCTACGCCCACATCTCGCGCATCTGCGCGCTGTCGGTCGGGGAGAATCGGAGCGAATAG
- a CDS encoding Crp/Fnr family transcriptional regulator, giving the protein MRAVLDYCSGGTERQVKAGGLILTEGGSTGHLYVLMDGKLEVIKGDTAVAVITEPGAVFGEMSVLLDQPHTATVRASQDSTIYEFEDAASFLIQEPAVALMLARMLAQRLNVANTYLADLKRQYAGHGTHLAMVGDVLQSMINLPQLEVQPGSDRQSDPRM; this is encoded by the coding sequence ATGCGCGCAGTTCTGGATTATTGCTCGGGCGGGACGGAGCGACAGGTGAAGGCGGGCGGGCTGATCCTCACCGAGGGCGGCTCCACGGGCCATCTCTACGTTCTGATGGATGGCAAGCTTGAGGTCATCAAGGGCGACACCGCGGTTGCCGTCATCACCGAGCCCGGCGCCGTGTTCGGCGAGATGTCGGTGCTGCTTGACCAGCCCCATACCGCGACGGTGCGCGCCTCACAGGATTCCACGATCTACGAGTTCGAGGACGCCGCCTCGTTCCTGATCCAGGAGCCGGCGGTGGCGCTGATGCTTGCCCGCATGTTGGCGCAGCGGCTCAACGTCGCCAACACTTATCTCGCCGATCTCAAGCGGCAATATGCCGGCCACGGCACTCATCTCGCGATGGTCGGCGATGTCTTGCAAAGCATGATCAACCTGCCGCAGCTCGAGGTGCAGCCAGGCTCGGATCGGCAATCCGATCCAAGGATGTGA